In a genomic window of Leisingera caerulea DSM 24564:
- a CDS encoding type I polyketide synthase — MHDGISAAAGAAEEKKPGDIAIVGLSVTVPGAGSAGAFWQNLRAGIESIEVLDRETLLANGERASALADPNYVPAAARLQGVDEFDAEFFGFSPKEAAILDPQHRKFLEVAWGAMENAGHPPESINGPIGVYAGCGMGSYFYFNICSNPALVDDVGMFLLRHTGNDKDFLSTRVSHVFDLKGPSVNVQTACSTSLVAVHYACKALREGECDMALAGGVTIELPQGRGYLYKENEILSPDGHCHAFDHRAQGTVFGSGAGAVALRRLEDAIADGDHIWAVIKGSAINNDGADKAGYLAPSVAGQSAAVQKALAAAGTPAETIDYVECHGTGTYLGDPIEVSALTDAYRASTQDTGYCRIGSVKTNIGHLDTAAGVASLTKTALALHHREIPPSLGYEAPNPAIEFDTSPFKVNSALTPWTPHKGPRRAGVNSLGVGGTNAHVILEEAPERAASEESDFPFQILCVSGQSKAALDANTQALAEYLKANPEADLADVAYTLKEGRRGFAKRRVLVAETAAEAIELLQENDPRKIFTHDRLGDAPEVVFMFPGGGAQYAGMARDLYETEPVFADWMDRGLEHLQKSLDYDIRALWLPDDGEEDTANARLQQPSVQLPLIMIVEYALAQLWISWGVRPAALVGHSMGENTAACLAGVMSFEDCIDLVLLRGRLFDTVPAGGMLSIALPLAEVKAIIGDDLDIASVNAPSLTAVSGPQDALDRLAAELTAREVEHQRIQIDIAAHSRMLDGILQEYGDFIRSLPLSAPNLPVISNRSGTALTAEQATSAEYWVGQLRNTVRYADCVETLAKTPGRVFLEVGPGKALSALAQMSPAVKQGQVLSSLRHQDQQVMDDSYFFGVIGRLWACGVEADWPQIWGEARRNRLPLPGYAFQRSRYFIEPGKPALEEDPAPARHSDLKDWGYRPAWRPRLADCALDVQQELGQEPHNWLIFEDETGHAARAADRLEAAGHAVARVRAGDTYAQLSPTTYILPPEQGRAAYGALLGDLAEAGLLPDRIAHFWLVTEGETFRPGSSFFDRNLEMGFHALTALAQELGNADLPGPVHLSVFTTGAAQVRDEALPYPEKAMIAGPLGVIPRELPGLTCTTVDIELPQAPRGLLARKPADNDITPRLLEELLSEPANLSAAWRGDKRFELAWRPQPLPAPETPPFKQGGHYLITGGYGGIGLAIAGHLMRDCGAKITLISREGLPPRDSWDRYLSSHSPANRTARRIRAVKALEETGSGTVLPLAADVCHAGELRTAREQAEAANGPVTGVIHGAGVIDDGPLLAKDEDRIARVLAPKVSGLRALDTVFPDGSLELLVLFSSSSAVTRPAGQVDYIAANEYLNAWAKQRAGGQTRVVAVDWGVWADTGMAADAMSARNSGAAASTPEPCPQPLLQQQGFDAAGNRIFMPCFSTADWLLDEHRTADGTALVPGTGYIEMAAEALAAAGTQGPFEIRDLYFMRPMVVLEGDPKKLLVKLEAKENGYELFVYSACTNGYSLHCQAMLASAAAAECPAALNLQKFFTRCPEEQAPAGGRLQSPQEAHLRFGPRWHVLERAALGDGEGIAALSLPEAAAQDGTLLHPGLMDLATGWAMQLIPGYQADALWVPVSYRTIRVFAPLTANIFSHVRLAVAPDSASAMFDVTLTDTDGNVLARIEGFRMQRLASGFDTAAAAAEADASAAELGLEPASSAQPLSPEERRLQLNISNGIKAEEGGDALARALATGLPQVVVSSLDLPALIAQAAQAAAPAAGEAQTFERPQLDTDYIAPRNPVEEELAKLFAALLGVSQVGIEDSFFDLGGHSLIAVRLFAQVKRGFGVEFPLSVLFEAPSVAALAERIIARTGGGVAAEPGDTPQTAEEPPQYTHLVQLHPGDGTGRRPFFLVAGMFGNVLNLRHLALQVGKDRPVYGLQAKGLVGDAAPHSRIEDAARSCLSEIRQIQPQGPYLLGGFSGGGITAYEMAQQLKDQGQETAALVLLDTPLPVRPALSRPDKALIKLAELRRKGVGYLAEWARNRIAWEFEKRRASPAETGVRPEFNNRKIELAFRAAVAAYDLRPWHGPLTLFRPPLDRKWQVSGGNWVSGEREYVFDDNNWTRWAPATEVAEVPGDHDSMVLVPNVSVLAAGVKARLDAADAAAGRSRYAQAAE, encoded by the coding sequence ATGCACGATGGGATTTCCGCAGCGGCGGGCGCTGCCGAAGAGAAAAAGCCCGGTGATATTGCCATAGTCGGGCTGTCGGTGACGGTGCCGGGCGCGGGCTCTGCCGGGGCGTTCTGGCAGAACCTGCGCGCTGGGATCGAATCGATTGAGGTTCTAGACCGCGAGACGCTGCTGGCAAACGGTGAGCGCGCCTCTGCTCTGGCCGATCCGAATTATGTGCCCGCCGCGGCCCGGCTGCAGGGGGTTGACGAGTTTGATGCCGAGTTCTTCGGTTTCAGCCCGAAAGAGGCCGCCATCCTCGACCCGCAGCACCGCAAGTTTCTGGAAGTCGCCTGGGGCGCGATGGAAAACGCGGGCCATCCGCCGGAAAGCATCAACGGCCCCATCGGCGTTTACGCAGGCTGCGGCATGGGCAGCTATTTCTATTTCAACATCTGCTCCAACCCCGCCCTGGTCGATGACGTGGGCATGTTCCTGCTGCGCCACACCGGCAATGACAAGGACTTCCTGTCGACCCGCGTCAGCCATGTGTTCGACCTGAAGGGGCCTTCTGTGAACGTGCAGACCGCCTGCTCCACCTCGCTGGTGGCGGTGCATTACGCCTGCAAGGCCCTGCGCGAGGGCGAGTGCGACATGGCGCTGGCGGGGGGTGTCACCATCGAGCTGCCGCAGGGGCGCGGCTATCTCTATAAGGAAAACGAGATCCTGTCGCCCGATGGGCATTGCCACGCCTTTGACCACCGGGCGCAAGGCACCGTCTTCGGCTCCGGCGCCGGTGCGGTGGCGCTGCGGCGGCTGGAGGATGCGATTGCCGATGGCGACCACATCTGGGCCGTCATCAAGGGCTCCGCCATCAACAACGACGGCGCGGACAAGGCGGGCTATCTGGCGCCTTCCGTCGCCGGCCAGTCGGCAGCGGTGCAAAAGGCGCTGGCAGCGGCAGGCACCCCGGCAGAGACCATTGATTATGTCGAATGCCACGGCACCGGCACCTATCTGGGCGACCCGATCGAGGTGTCCGCCCTGACCGATGCTTACCGCGCCAGCACGCAGGACACAGGCTACTGCCGGATCGGATCGGTCAAGACCAACATCGGCCATCTGGACACGGCGGCGGGCGTCGCCAGCCTGACCAAGACCGCTCTGGCGCTGCACCACAGGGAAATCCCGCCCTCGCTGGGGTATGAGGCGCCGAACCCGGCCATTGAATTCGACACTTCGCCGTTCAAGGTGAACTCCGCCCTCACCCCCTGGACGCCTCACAAGGGCCCGCGGCGGGCAGGCGTCAACTCGCTGGGCGTCGGCGGCACCAATGCCCATGTGATCCTGGAGGAAGCACCGGAGCGTGCAGCCTCGGAAGAAAGCGATTTCCCGTTCCAGATCCTCTGCGTGTCCGGCCAGTCCAAGGCCGCGCTGGATGCCAATACCCAGGCACTGGCGGAGTACCTGAAGGCCAACCCGGAGGCCGATCTGGCCGACGTCGCCTACACCCTCAAGGAAGGCCGCCGCGGCTTTGCCAAACGGCGGGTGCTGGTGGCGGAAACCGCGGCGGAGGCCATTGAGCTGCTGCAGGAAAACGACCCGCGCAAGATCTTCACCCACGACCGCTTGGGCGATGCGCCGGAGGTGGTGTTCATGTTCCCCGGCGGCGGCGCGCAATATGCCGGAATGGCGCGCGACCTGTATGAGACCGAGCCGGTTTTTGCAGACTGGATGGACCGCGGGCTGGAGCATTTGCAAAAAAGCCTCGACTACGACATCCGCGCCCTCTGGCTGCCGGACGACGGCGAGGAGGACACGGCCAATGCGCGCCTGCAGCAACCCTCGGTGCAGCTGCCGCTGATCATGATCGTGGAATATGCGCTGGCGCAGCTGTGGATCAGCTGGGGCGTGCGGCCTGCCGCATTGGTCGGCCATTCCATGGGCGAAAACACCGCCGCCTGCCTGGCCGGTGTTATGTCCTTTGAGGATTGTATCGACCTTGTCCTCCTGCGCGGCCGGCTGTTTGATACCGTGCCTGCGGGCGGGATGCTGTCGATTGCGCTCCCGCTGGCGGAGGTCAAGGCCATCATCGGCGATGATCTGGACATTGCCAGCGTCAACGCCCCCTCGCTCACCGCAGTCTCCGGCCCGCAGGACGCGCTTGATCGGCTGGCCGCCGAATTGACTGCGCGCGAGGTGGAGCATCAGCGCATCCAGATCGACATTGCCGCCCATTCGCGGATGCTGGACGGCATCTTGCAGGAGTATGGCGATTTCATCCGCTCCCTGCCCCTGTCCGCGCCGAACCTGCCGGTGATCTCCAACCGCAGCGGCACGGCCCTGACGGCGGAACAGGCCACCAGCGCCGAGTATTGGGTGGGCCAGCTGCGCAACACAGTGCGCTATGCCGATTGCGTCGAGACCCTCGCCAAGACCCCCGGCCGCGTGTTCCTGGAGGTCGGCCCCGGCAAGGCGCTTAGCGCGCTGGCGCAGATGTCGCCGGCAGTGAAACAGGGCCAGGTGCTCAGCTCCCTGCGCCACCAGGATCAGCAGGTGATGGACGACAGCTACTTCTTCGGCGTCATCGGCCGGCTCTGGGCCTGCGGGGTCGAGGCCGACTGGCCGCAGATCTGGGGCGAAGCGCGCCGCAACCGCCTGCCGCTGCCCGGCTACGCCTTCCAGCGCAGCCGCTATTTCATCGAACCGGGCAAACCGGCGCTTGAGGAAGACCCCGCGCCAGCCCGCCACAGCGACCTTAAGGACTGGGGCTACCGCCCCGCCTGGCGCCCGCGTCTGGCCGATTGCGCGCTGGATGTGCAGCAGGAGCTGGGCCAGGAGCCGCACAACTGGCTGATTTTCGAGGACGAGACCGGCCATGCTGCCCGCGCCGCAGACCGGCTGGAGGCCGCAGGCCATGCCGTCGCCCGGGTGCGCGCAGGCGACACCTATGCGCAGCTGTCGCCGACCACCTATATCCTGCCGCCCGAACAGGGCCGCGCCGCCTATGGCGCCCTGCTGGGGGATCTGGCAGAGGCCGGGCTGCTGCCGGACCGCATCGCCCATTTCTGGCTGGTGACAGAAGGGGAAACCTTCCGCCCCGGCTCCTCCTTTTTTGACCGCAATCTGGAGATGGGCTTCCACGCTTTGACCGCCCTGGCGCAGGAGCTGGGTAACGCCGATCTGCCCGGACCGGTGCATCTGTCAGTCTTCACGACCGGCGCCGCGCAGGTCCGGGACGAGGCCCTGCCCTACCCGGAAAAGGCCATGATCGCTGGCCCCCTGGGCGTGATCCCGCGCGAACTGCCGGGGCTGACCTGCACCACCGTGGACATCGAACTGCCGCAGGCGCCGCGGGGCCTGCTTGCCCGAAAACCGGCGGACAACGACATCACTCCCCGCCTGCTGGAAGAGCTGCTGTCGGAGCCGGCAAACCTTTCCGCCGCCTGGCGCGGGGACAAGCGGTTCGAACTCGCCTGGCGCCCGCAGCCCCTGCCGGCACCGGAAACACCGCCTTTCAAACAGGGCGGCCATTACCTGATCACCGGCGGCTATGGCGGCATCGGCCTGGCGATTGCCGGTCATCTGATGCGGGACTGCGGGGCCAAGATCACGCTGATCTCGCGCGAGGGCCTGCCGCCGCGCGACAGCTGGGACCGGTATCTCAGCAGCCACAGCCCGGCCAACCGCACCGCCCGGCGCATCCGCGCGGTCAAAGCGCTGGAGGAAACCGGCAGCGGCACCGTGCTGCCGCTGGCCGCCGACGTCTGCCACGCGGGCGAGCTGCGCACCGCAAGGGAGCAGGCCGAAGCCGCGAACGGCCCGGTCACCGGGGTGATCCACGGGGCCGGCGTCATCGACGACGGCCCGCTGCTGGCCAAGGACGAGGACCGGATCGCCCGCGTTCTGGCCCCCAAAGTCAGCGGCTTGCGCGCCCTGGACACGGTGTTTCCCGACGGCAGCCTGGAGCTGCTGGTGCTGTTCTCCTCTTCCTCCGCCGTAACGCGGCCAGCCGGCCAGGTGGACTACATTGCTGCCAACGAATACCTCAACGCCTGGGCCAAACAGCGCGCAGGCGGGCAGACCCGCGTCGTGGCTGTGGACTGGGGCGTCTGGGCAGACACAGGCATGGCCGCCGATGCCATGAGTGCCCGAAACAGCGGCGCGGCCGCCAGCACGCCAGAGCCCTGCCCGCAGCCGCTGCTGCAGCAGCAGGGATTTGACGCCGCTGGCAACCGCATCTTCATGCCCTGCTTCAGCACCGCCGACTGGCTGCTGGATGAGCACCGCACCGCAGACGGCACCGCCCTGGTTCCCGGCACCGGCTATATCGAAATGGCAGCCGAGGCACTGGCGGCAGCGGGTACCCAAGGGCCATTCGAAATCCGCGATCTCTACTTTATGCGCCCTATGGTTGTATTGGAAGGCGATCCCAAGAAACTTCTGGTTAAGCTAGAAGCTAAAGAAAATGGTTATGAACTGTTTGTTTACTCGGCGTGTACAAATGGTTACTCTTTACATTGTCAGGCAATGCTGGCCTCCGCGGCGGCGGCAGAATGCCCCGCCGCACTCAACCTCCAGAAGTTTTTCACCCGATGCCCGGAGGAGCAGGCGCCAGCAGGCGGGCGCCTGCAGTCTCCGCAAGAGGCTCACCTGCGCTTTGGCCCGCGCTGGCATGTTCTGGAGCGCGCTGCCCTTGGGGACGGCGAAGGGATCGCCGCACTCTCCCTGCCAGAGGCTGCGGCGCAGGACGGCACTCTGCTGCATCCCGGCCTGATGGACCTGGCCACCGGCTGGGCGATGCAGCTGATCCCGGGGTATCAGGCAGATGCCCTCTGGGTGCCGGTCTCATACCGCACCATCCGCGTCTTCGCGCCGCTTACCGCGAATATCTTCAGCCACGTGCGGCTGGCCGTGGCGCCGGACAGCGCCTCCGCGATGTTTGACGTAACGCTGACCGACACGGACGGCAATGTGCTGGCCCGGATCGAAGGCTTCCGGATGCAGCGGCTGGCCTCTGGCTTTGACACCGCTGCCGCAGCGGCTGAGGCCGACGCCAGTGCGGCGGAACTGGGGCTGGAGCCTGCCAGCAGCGCGCAGCCGCTGTCGCCGGAGGAACGCCGCCTGCAACTGAACATCTCCAATGGAATCAAAGCGGAGGAAGGCGGCGACGCCCTGGCCCGCGCGCTCGCCACCGGTCTGCCGCAGGTGGTGGTCTCCTCGCTGGATCTGCCCGCGCTGATTGCTCAGGCGGCACAGGCTGCTGCGCCTGCCGCGGGTGAGGCGCAGACCTTTGAGCGCCCGCAGCTCGACACCGATTACATCGCTCCGCGCAACCCGGTTGAGGAGGAACTGGCCAAGCTCTTCGCCGCGCTTCTGGGCGTGTCGCAGGTGGGGATTGAGGACAGTTTCTTTGACCTCGGCGGTCACTCGCTGATTGCGGTGCGGCTGTTTGCGCAGGTGAAACGCGGCTTTGGCGTGGAATTCCCTCTGTCGGTGCTGTTTGAGGCGCCCAGCGTCGCTGCGCTGGCAGAGCGGATCATCGCCCGCACCGGCGGCGGGGTTGCGGCGGAACCGGGGGACACCCCCCAAACCGCGGAGGAGCCGCCGCAATACACCCATCTGGTGCAGCTGCATCCCGGCGACGGCACCGGGCGGCGGCCCTTCTTTCTGGTGGCGGGCATGTTCGGCAATGTGCTGAACCTGCGCCACCTGGCGCTGCAGGTCGGCAAGGACCGCCCGGTCTATGGCCTGCAGGCCAAGGGGCTGGTCGGCGACGCCGCCCCGCACAGCCGGATTGAGGATGCCGCCCGCAGCTGCCTGTCCGAAATCCGCCAGATCCAGCCCCAGGGGCCCTATTTGCTGGGCGGCTTCTCCGGCGGCGGCATCACCGCCTACGAGATGGCGCAGCAGCTGAAGGACCAGGGCCAGGAGACCGCCGCGC
- a CDS encoding glycosyltransferase family 2 protein, which translates to MSAPAIAAVVIGRNEGERLIRCLRSLQGQVQQLIYVDSGSTDGSAAAARDLGAEVVDLDLSRPFTAARARNAGLAALSSGIELVQFADGDCELDPGWIGAAADFMQTHPRAAAVCGRRRERFPEASVYNRLCDAEWNTPVGEATACGGDAMMRVAAVYTAGGYREGLIAGEEPELCLRLRRAGWQVWRLDAEMTLHDAQMLRFGQWWNRSRRAGHAFAEGAALHGAGPERHWVAETRRALAWGAVLPAAIAAAGLASPYLLLAALVYPAQVLRLSRRMGTEQALFSVLGKFAEATGALEFYWRRWRGTARGILEYK; encoded by the coding sequence ATGAGCGCCCCGGCCATCGCCGCGGTGGTGATCGGCCGCAACGAAGGCGAACGCCTGATCCGCTGCCTGCGCTCCCTGCAAGGCCAAGTGCAGCAGCTGATATATGTGGACAGCGGCTCAACCGATGGCTCGGCTGCGGCGGCACGGGACCTGGGGGCTGAGGTCGTGGACCTGGACCTGAGCCGCCCCTTCACCGCGGCGCGCGCCCGCAACGCCGGGCTGGCGGCCCTCAGCAGCGGAATTGAGCTGGTGCAGTTTGCGGATGGCGATTGCGAGCTGGACCCCGGCTGGATCGGCGCCGCGGCGGACTTTATGCAGACGCATCCCCGCGCTGCGGCAGTTTGCGGACGGCGGCGGGAGCGGTTTCCGGAGGCATCAGTCTATAACCGGCTGTGCGACGCGGAGTGGAACACACCTGTCGGCGAGGCCACAGCCTGCGGCGGTGATGCAATGATGCGGGTGGCCGCGGTTTATACCGCGGGCGGCTACCGCGAGGGCCTGATTGCCGGCGAGGAGCCGGAACTGTGCCTGCGGCTGCGGCGGGCAGGCTGGCAGGTCTGGCGGCTTGATGCGGAAATGACGCTGCATGACGCGCAGATGCTGCGCTTTGGCCAGTGGTGGAACCGCAGCCGCCGTGCTGGTCACGCCTTTGCCGAAGGTGCGGCGCTGCATGGCGCGGGGCCGGAGCGCCACTGGGTGGCCGAGACCCGCCGCGCGCTGGCTTGGGGCGCGGTGCTGCCCGCAGCCATTGCAGCCGCCGGGCTGGCCAGCCCGTACCTGCTGCTGGCAGCGCTGGTCTACCCGGCCCAGGTTCTGCGCCTTTCCCGCCGCATGGGAACAGAACAGGCGCTGTTTTCAGTGCTTGGGAAATTCGCCGAGGCCACCGGTGCGCTGGAGTTTTACTGGCGCCGCTGGCGCGGCACGGCGCGCGGGATTCTCGAGTACAAGTAG
- a CDS encoding membrane protein: protein MPNALAYLMLLAWPLASVVLFRRLPLERAVLWCIIAGYLLLPPLAEFDLPLVPDMDKFAIPSVMAFLLCVFLLRKPVPLLPRHPAVRLLALLFVFGVIPTVLTNGEPILFRKIANSDPIIFLTDRLPGLRWRDLGSVVINQVIVLIPFLLARRYLSTPEAQRELLLALMIGALAYTIPSLVEIRFSPQINIWIYGFFQHDFSQMMRQGGFRPIVFLPHALWLAFFMLSALLAATALARTAKGRDRIRLALAAAYLFAVLVLCKSLASLAYALAFTPVVALAPLRWQLRAALVLALIAVVYPMLRNAGLVPTEELVAQAELISAERAHSLNYRFENEAQLLARAAEKPWFGWGGWGRNLVRHEETGQILSIPDGRWIIVFGTFGWLGYIAEMGLLAAPLVLLAKAARQVPAGSVSPYAAPIALILAATMVDMLLNATLIPITWMCAGSVLGYAERLLYPGLFRPKPALFGGAQAMLPDTTGPQGRSIL, encoded by the coding sequence GTGCCCAATGCCTTGGCCTATCTGATGCTGCTGGCCTGGCCGCTGGCCAGCGTGGTGCTCTTCCGGCGTCTGCCGCTGGAGCGGGCAGTTCTGTGGTGCATCATCGCGGGCTACCTGCTGCTGCCGCCGCTGGCCGAGTTCGACCTGCCGCTGGTGCCGGATATGGACAAGTTCGCCATCCCCTCGGTGATGGCCTTCCTACTGTGCGTCTTCCTGCTGCGCAAACCGGTACCGCTGTTGCCGCGGCATCCGGCGGTGCGGCTGCTGGCGCTTCTGTTCGTGTTCGGGGTCATCCCCACGGTGCTGACCAATGGCGAACCGATCCTTTTCCGCAAGATTGCCAATTCCGATCCGATCATCTTCCTGACCGACCGGCTGCCGGGGCTGCGCTGGCGCGACCTGGGCTCGGTGGTCATCAATCAGGTGATCGTGCTGATCCCGTTCCTGCTGGCGCGCCGGTATCTGTCCACACCCGAGGCCCAGCGCGAGCTGCTGCTGGCGCTGATGATCGGCGCGCTGGCCTATACCATCCCGTCGCTGGTCGAGATCCGGTTCAGCCCGCAGATCAACATCTGGATCTACGGCTTCTTCCAGCATGATTTCAGCCAGATGATGCGCCAGGGCGGCTTCCGGCCCATCGTTTTCCTGCCGCACGCGCTGTGGCTGGCATTTTTCATGCTGTCAGCGCTGCTGGCGGCCACCGCCCTGGCCCGCACCGCCAAGGGCCGGGACCGCATCCGCCTGGCGCTGGCGGCCGCCTATTTGTTTGCAGTTCTGGTTCTGTGCAAGAGCCTGGCCTCGCTCGCCTATGCGCTGGCCTTTACCCCGGTGGTGGCGCTGGCGCCCTTGCGCTGGCAGCTGCGGGCGGCCTTGGTGCTGGCGCTGATCGCGGTGGTCTACCCGATGCTGCGCAACGCAGGGCTGGTGCCGACCGAAGAGCTTGTCGCCCAGGCCGAACTGATCAGCGCCGAGCGGGCGCATTCGCTGAACTACCGGTTTGAAAACGAAGCGCAGCTGCTGGCCCGGGCCGCGGAAAAGCCGTGGTTCGGCTGGGGCGGCTGGGGCCGCAACCTGGTGCGGCATGAGGAAACCGGGCAGATCCTGTCGATCCCGGACGGGCGCTGGATCATCGTTTTCGGCACCTTCGGCTGGCTGGGCTACATCGCCGAGATGGGGCTGCTGGCCGCGCCGCTGGTGCTGCTGGCCAAGGCCGCGCGGCAGGTGCCTGCGGGCAGCGTCTCGCCCTATGCCGCGCCGATAGCGCTGATCCTGGCGGCCACCATGGTCGACATGCTGCTGAATGCCACGCTGATTCCGATCACCTGGATGTGCGCCGGGTCGGTGCTTGGCTACGCTGAGCGGCTGCTCTACCCGGGCTTATTCCGGCCGAAACCCGCCCTGTTTGGCGGTGCGCAGGCAATGCTGCCTGACACCACCGGGCCGCAAGGGCGCAGCATCCTGTGA
- a CDS encoding glycosyltransferase family 2 protein — MHRSFGHRLAARAGRMAQDALHQARLHRSLRHLHGPAQRFAAPQEVVLIALVRDGGYYLDVFFEHYRRLGVSCFVFVDNGSADGTVDRIRQEPGTAVLRSALPWLEFENSLRAYAANRYGRDRWCLFADMDELLDFEGSGTAGLQGLTGYLAQQGCTALQAQMLEMFPKGPLAAACGLSYAEAVKAFRYCDVSTVQALDYGTEDTGLAYYLRQNALPPGGARMLFGGVRGKVFGERCCLSKHPLVFNGPAVQAAVHPHVSAGVAVAEVEGLIRHYKFAGDSLARDLQTRTEAVSQHGEDRLRSDAMQAQPELSLWSEAALADASIADLQRIGFLRRAPGYSTHLAGAGA; from the coding sequence GTGCACAGATCATTCGGCCACAGGCTGGCGGCCCGCGCCGGGCGGATGGCGCAAGACGCCCTGCACCAGGCAAGGCTGCACCGGTCGCTGCGCCATCTGCATGGGCCCGCCCAGCGCTTTGCCGCTCCGCAGGAGGTGGTGCTGATCGCGCTGGTGCGGGACGGCGGCTATTATCTCGATGTGTTTTTTGAGCATTACCGGCGGCTTGGCGTCTCCTGTTTTGTGTTTGTCGACAATGGCTCTGCCGACGGCACGGTGGACCGCATCCGGCAGGAGCCGGGCACCGCAGTTCTGCGCTCTGCCCTGCCCTGGCTGGAGTTCGAAAACAGCCTGCGCGCCTATGCCGCCAACCGGTATGGCCGCGACCGCTGGTGCCTGTTTGCCGATATGGACGAGCTGCTGGATTTCGAGGGCAGCGGCACGGCGGGACTTCAAGGTCTGACCGGCTATTTGGCGCAGCAGGGCTGCACCGCGCTGCAGGCGCAGATGCTGGAGATGTTCCCGAAGGGCCCGCTGGCAGCGGCCTGCGGGCTGAGCTATGCAGAAGCGGTCAAGGCTTTCCGCTATTGCGACGTCAGCACGGTGCAGGCGCTGGACTATGGCACCGAGGACACCGGGCTTGCCTATTACCTGCGCCAGAACGCTCTGCCGCCGGGCGGTGCGAGGATGCTGTTCGGCGGGGTGCGCGGCAAGGTCTTCGGCGAGCGCTGCTGCCTCAGCAAGCACCCGCTGGTATTCAACGGTCCCGCCGTGCAGGCGGCAGTGCATCCGCATGTCTCTGCCGGGGTGGCGGTGGCGGAGGTTGAAGGGCTGATCCGCCACTACAAGTTTGCCGGCGACAGCCTGGCGCGCGATTTGCAGACCCGGACCGAGGCCGTCTCGCAACATGGCGAAGACAGGCTGCGCAGCGATGCGATGCAAGCGCAGCCGGAGCTGAGCCTGTGGTCCGAAGCGGCGCTGGCGGACGCCAGCATCGCCGATCTCCAGCGCATTGGCTTCCTGCGCCGCGCACCGGGTTACAGCACTCACTTGGCCGGAGCCGGCGCATGA
- a CDS encoding WecB/TagA/CpsF family glycosyltransferase produces the protein MYFEFNGRRVAVNMPGRALLEAEIRARFKARQGFALATVNLDHLVKLAQSPAFLAAYQAQDLVVADGRPIVWLSRIAGRPVELMPGSDLVLPLCRLAAEAGVPVALAGSTEEALADAAAALTAEVPGLDIAWCHAPSGRFDPEGEEADRILHRLDETGIGLCFLALGAPKQERLAQRGRRLAPGTGFASIGAGLDFLGGHQKRAPAWVRAIAMEWLWRALSSPSRLLPRYAKCLAVLPGQILKAWRIRVR, from the coding sequence TTGTATTTCGAATTCAATGGCCGCCGGGTGGCGGTGAACATGCCCGGCCGGGCGCTGCTGGAGGCGGAGATCCGCGCCAGGTTCAAGGCCCGCCAGGGCTTTGCGCTGGCCACGGTCAACTTGGATCACCTTGTCAAGCTGGCGCAGTCGCCTGCGTTCCTGGCCGCCTATCAGGCGCAGGACCTGGTGGTGGCGGACGGGCGCCCGATTGTCTGGCTGTCCCGGATCGCGGGCCGCCCGGTGGAGCTGATGCCGGGCTCGGACCTGGTGCTGCCCTTGTGCCGCCTGGCGGCGGAGGCTGGGGTTCCGGTGGCGCTGGCGGGCAGCACGGAAGAAGCGCTGGCGGACGCCGCGGCAGCGCTGACTGCCGAAGTGCCGGGCCTGGACATTGCCTGGTGCCACGCGCCTTCGGGCCGGTTCGATCCGGAGGGCGAGGAGGCGGACCGGATCTTGCACCGGCTGGATGAGACCGGCATCGGGTTGTGCTTTCTGGCGCTGGGCGCGCCCAAGCAGGAGCGCCTGGCGCAGCGCGGCCGCCGCCTGGCGCCGGGCACCGGGTTTGCCTCCATCGGCGCCGGGCTGGATTTCCTTGGCGGCCATCAGAAGCGCGCCCCCGCCTGGGTGCGGGCAATCGCGATGGAGTGGCTGTGGCGGGCGCTGTCCAGCCCGTCCCGCCTGCTGCCGCGCTATGCCAAATGCCTGGCGGTCCTGCCCGGTCAGATCCTGAAGGCGTGGCGGATCCGCGTGCGCTGA